A single window of Montipora capricornis isolate CH-2021 chromosome 14, ASM3666992v2, whole genome shotgun sequence DNA harbors:
- the LOC138031297 gene encoding dynactin subunit 4-like yields the protein MALPFESEQSRVLLTCSCSALSQIARLYFCRHCIQLRCPLCVSHEVDSYYCPNCLENMPSAEAKVKKNRCANCFDCPSCGNTLSTRATAVAIQADKTDDSKATQAKKVYYLACGFCRWSSRDVGIEDKSVASGAWQEQENPAAKRVSTLVEYYRQLAQKEKAEREKKKMTKRRNYMHLSDKFGFSSLTRRKSSLSYLTASLSPKGKEIVDEEVTLKNPSEAVEEVEILAEEFYNKPLILEKVPLLSQRLCQPDFQPQTIGDLHPRHKHLLAKRSQRCRQCEHNLSKPEFNPSSIKFKIQLGAVHYLPMLRISNVPVLKFGKEVQVTLSFTNPIENLLKVTLLKLEDEKEAAVSSDGQDKNSQETDGGNEGEEKSAKSTENKADEGKGKDVEEVKITEEEQKTAGEKKKDGVVDAPKKPDRTVNNSCQSRLFVPTAKVILPTFPLMLGARDEAAEFDEMDSSTPAEIFNDDPRVVVNRQANKLWFLVKVVPQITLGDVKFSIVMQYDYKHTATALVRGSQESEEQIITLKHRLHIDLGPVHSES from the exons atggcgttgCCTTTTGAGAGCGAGCAGTCCCGAGTTTTATTGACTTGCTCTTGTTCTGCCCTGTCTCAAATAGCTCGTTTGTATTTCTGTCGACACTGTATTCAACTTAGATGTCCTCTATGTGTTTCTCATGAG GTCGATTCTTATTATTGCCCGAACTGTTTAGAGAATATGCCCTCAGCAGAAGCGAAAGTCAAGAAAAACAG ATGTGCAAACTGCTTTGATTGCCCAAGCTGTGGTAATACACTATCTACGCGAGCCACAGCTGTTGCTATTCAAGCTGACAAAACTGATGACTCAAAGGCAACACAAGCTAAGAAAGTATATTACCTGGCCTGTGGCTTTTGTCGGTGGTCTTCCCGTGATGTTGGGATTGAAGATAAAAGTGTGG CCAGTGGAGCTTGGCAAGAGCAAGAAAATCCAGCTGCCAAAAGG GTCAGCACACTTGTGGAATACTATAGACAACTTGCACAAaaagaaaaggctgaaagggagaaaaagaaaatgactaAGCGACGTAACTACATGCACCTATCT gATAAGTTTGGATTTTCATCACTCACAAGACGCAAGAGCAGTTTGTCCTATCTTACGGCTTCGTTGTCTCCTAAGGG AAAGGAAATAGTTGATGAAGAAGTGACCTTGAAGAATCCCAGTGAAGCAGTTGAAGAGGTAGAAATCTTAGCTGAAGAATTCTATAACAAGCCCTTGATTCTTGAAAAAG TTCCACTTCTATCTCAGAGACTGTGCCAGCCTGACTTCCAACCACAAACAATAGG TGACCTACACCCAAGACACAAGCATCTGTTGGCAAAGAGATCCCAGCGCTGCAGA CAATGTGAACATAACCTTAGCAAGCCAGAATTCAACCCTTCCTCGATCAAATTCAAGATTCAATTAGGAGCAGT GCACTATCTTCCAATGTTGAGAATTTCCAATGTCCCAGTTCTAAAGTTTGGAAAG GAGGTACAAGTCACACTCTCTTTCACAAATCCCATCGAGAATTTATTGAAAGTGACTTTGTTGAAACTGGAGGATGAGAAGGAAGCTGCTGTGTCTAGTGATGGACAAGATAAGAATTCCCAAGAGACTGATGGAGGCAATGAAGGAGAAGAGAAAAGTGCCAAGTCTACAGAAAACAAAGCGGATGAAGGGAAAGGTAAAGATGTTGAAGAAGTAAAGATCACTGAAGAGGAGCAGAAAACTGCTGGAGAAAAGAAGAAAGACGGTGTTGTTGATGCACCTAAAAAGCCCGACCGCACTGTGAATAACAGTTGCCAAAGCAGATTGTTTGTGCCAACAGCTAAG GTCATCCTTCCTACATTTCCTCTAATGTTAGGAGCACGTGATGAGGCTGCTGAATTCGATGAGATGGATTCTAGCACCCCGGCTGAAATCTTTAATGATGATCCAAG AGTTGTGGTAAATCGACAAGCCAACAAGCTTTGGTTTCTTGTGAAGGTTGTGCCGCAGATTACACTGGGTGATGTGAAG TTTTCAATAGTGATGCAGTATGATTACAAGCACACAGCTACAGCTTTGGTGCGAGGGAGCCAGGAATCGGAGGAACAGATAATCACTCTGAAACACAGACTGCATATAGACCTAGGCCCTGTACATTCTGAAtcataa
- the LOC138031299 gene encoding solute carrier family 22 member 18-like has product MHPDSGVRRRTEMNGEISREKLTEDQERLERDSSAAVNFAHKNHRWLLLNIYFNAVLYSSCFWVQIGVLPYLSKNLGADPVVFGYLQTTFAVVQLCGGPIIGRFGDIFGSRAALVLSFAAAALTYAILGIASTVSMLFISRLPSVFMHAMQGSQMLVTDISDKGDRADALGKLGVFYAIGMVIGPFIGGLITHNYGERTAAFFAAFFSCISIIISFVCIPSNTKTTSKETTSESSHSKDSVFSAKKILELLRIPVVLFLITVRIITGVPFGIFQSMFSLVSMEYFKLEPQQNGFVMSYVGVLSIIVQGFLVGALSRRFSEAVLLRSAICVIALAYGLLYIVTDIYQFCIVIIPMVVGGTTLNVITTSAITKSVLLKDTGAVLGLSMATNSLIRTVSPTLGSIMYKHYGWPSFGLLGVVVNAAVAAFLVIHGKDTF; this is encoded by the exons ATGCACCCGGACTCTGGAGTTCGCAGAAGAACCGAGATGAATGGAGAGATCTCTAGAGAAAAGTTAACAGAAGATCAAGAAAGACTGGAAAGGGATTCTTCGGCGGCAGTAAACTTCGCGCACAAAAATCACAGATGGCTTCTTTTGAACATATATTTTAATGCAGTTCTATATTCGTCGTGTTTCTGGGTTCAGATTGGAGTGTTGCCG tatTTATCCAAGAATCTTGGGGCTGACCCAGTGGTGTTTGGTTATCTTCAAACTACATTTGCTGTCGTTCAGCTATGTGGTGGACCTATTATTGGAAGATTTGGAGATATTTTTGGAAGTAGAGCAGCTCTTGTTCTGTCATTTGCTGCGGCTGCTTTGACTTATGCTATACTCGGCATTGCATCAACTGTCAGCATGTTATTCATTTCGAGGCTTCCTTCAGTATTTATGCATGCAATGCAAG GTTCACAAATGCTTGTCACAGACATTTCAGACAAAGGAG ATCGTGCAGATGCACTCGGAAAACTTGGTGTATTTTATGCCATTGGAATGGTCATTGGCCCTTTCATTGGTGGCCTTATCACACACAATTATGGAGAAAGGACTGCAGCCTTCTTTGCAGCATTTTTCTCTTGTATCAGCATTATTATATCTTTTGTTTGCATTCCAAGTAATACCAAGACAACATCAAAAGAAACCACATCTG AAAGCAGTCATTCTAAAGACAGTGTATTCAGTGCCAAAAAGATTTTAGAACTTCTGAGGATTCCAGTGGTGTTGTTTTTAATAACAGTGAGGATCATCACTGGTGTCCCTTTTGGGATTTTCCAATCCATGTTTTCTTTGGTGTCCATGGAATATTTTAAGTTGGAACCTCAGCAAAATGGATTTGTGATGTCATATGTTGGAGTCCTTTCAATT ATTGTTCAAGGATTTCTGGTAGGTGCGCTGTCCAGGCGATTTAGTGAAGCTGTACTTTTGAGGAGTGCCATATGTGTCATTGCATTGGCTTATGGACTTTtg TACATAGTCACAGATATCTACCAGTTCTGCATTGTAATAATACCAATGGTGGTTGGTGGAACCACTTTAAATGTTATAACTACATCTGCCATCACTAAGAGTGTGCTTCTCAAGGACACTGGTGCAGTATTGGGACTCTCCATGGCAACCAATTCACTAATAAGAACTGTCTCCCCTACCCTGGGGAGTATAATGTATAAACACTATGGGTGGCCTTCCTTTGGTCTCTTAGGAGTTGTGGTAAATGCTGCTGTAGCAGCATTTTTAGTTATTCATGGAAAAGAtacattttga
- the LOC138031298 gene encoding uncharacterized protein, which translates to MPPRRPPHVVCYICGRLYGTTSISLHIPKCLEKWEMENAQLPRHLRRKPPQRPAGWGTTPLSSDPRERGAQLDAMNDLAFAASQNQLVPCENCGRTFNPDRLPVHQRSCRLNSPLKLSKNFDPSEVKSRGQESSPQGNHKQRSPQPPRKPKTVVCFICGREFGTKSISIHEPQCLKKWELENSRLPKHLRRPHPVKPSTLPSLSDESGYSLEHMNQLAFESSQRQLVPCRNCGRTFLPDRLDVHMRSCKVGAMPSRQSGHRLSPLSTPGGLISTHSGQYGRKSPLAQYEDFNHNIEPLIKDKTFIKSKSSAGGKKPTSPSPSAIRPARLQPMSNGQTQSPSFSFGRKSPVLYSQPHEIKTTNQGSLMLCHNCGRSFDAERLGKHQSICTKTTRKQRKVFDSTKMRTQGTDAAKYNRPGARKPPDPPKPKSNWRQKHAEFINAIRDAKKVTAHMKRGGKVSDLPPPVPSENPHYVLCKYCTRRFAPDVAERHIPKCQTTVNRPAPPKQRALQVLGGQRGYNATNISSRRRHHR; encoded by the exons ATGCCTCCGAGAAGGCCACCACATGTTGTTTGTTACATTTGTGGGCGTTTATATGGTACGACATCTATTTCACTGCATATTCCAAAGTGTCTGGAAAAATGGGAGATGGAGAACGCCCAGTTACCGCGACATCTCCGGCGAAAACCACCGCAAAGACCCGCAGGATGGGGAACTACTCCGCTGTCAAGTGATCCACGAGAGCGAGGAGCGCAGTTGGATGCGATGAATGATTTGGCTTTTGCGGCTTCACAAAATCAGCTTGTACCCTGCGAAAACTGTGGACGCACATTCAATCCTGATCGTTTACCAGTGCATCAACGAAGTTGTAGACTTAACAGTCCTCTGAAATTGTCCAAGAACTTTGATCCCTCCGAGGTTAAGTCAAGAGGACAGGAATCATCTCCCCAAGGAAATCATAAACAGAGGAGCCCCCAGCCTCCTAGAAAACCGAAAACCGTTGTTTGCTTCATATGTGGAAGAGAGTTTGGAACAAAGTCAATAAGCATTCATGAACCACAGTGCTTGAAAAAGTGGGAACTGGAGAATAGTAGGCTGCCAAAACACTTGCGCAGACCCCATCCAGTCAAACCAAGCACTTTACCAAGTTTATCTGATGAAAGTGGTTATTCTCTTGAACACATGAATCAGCTGGCATTTGAATCATCACAGAGGCAACTGGTACCATGTAGAAACTGTGGAAGAACTTTCTTGCCAGACAGGCTGGACGTTCACATGAGATCATGCAAGGTTGGGGCAATGCCATCACGGCAGTCAG GTCATCGACTGTCCCCACTTAGTACCCCTGGGGGGCTGATTTCTACTCACAGTGGTCAATATGGGAGGAAAAGTCCTTTGGCTCAGTATGAGGACTTCAATCACAACATTGAACCACTGATAAAGGACAAAACGTTTATTaaaagcaaatcctcagcaggTGGAAAGAAACCTACATCTCCTTCTCCTTCTGCAATTCGTCCTGCAAGGTTACAGCCTATGTCCAATGGACAAACACAATCCCCATCATTTAGCTTTGGGCGTAAATCTCCTGTACTATACAGCCAGCCACATGAGATCAAGACAACAAATCAAGGGAGCCTAATGCTATGCCATAACTGTGGGCGATCTTTTGATGCTGAGCGTTTGGGAAAGCATCAGTCAATTTGCACCAAGACTACACGAAAGCAAAGAAAGGTCTTTGACTCCACAAAGATGAGAACACAAGGAACTGATGCAGCAAAATATAACAGGCCTGGAGCTAGAAAGCCTCCTGATCCACCCAAACCGAAATCAAACTGGAGACAAAAACATG CTGAGTTCATCAATGCTATTAGAGATGCAAAGAAAGTAACAGCACACATGAAGAGAGGAGGCAAGGTATCAGACCTACCACCACCAGTACCAAGTGAGAACCCACATTATGTGTTATGCAAGTACTGCACACGACGCTTTGCACCAGATGTGGCTGAGAGACACATCCCAAAGTGTCAAACCACAGTCAATAGGCCTGCACCACCCAAGCAAAGGGCACTTCAAGTGCTGGGAGGTCAAAGAGGATACAATGCGACAAATATTTCCTCAAGGAGAAGACATCACCGCTAA